CTAAGAAAGCCTTATAAATCAACGGCAAAATGAAGAATACGTTATATACAGACCTTGTCTACAGCATCTCCATCAGTAGCCTCAGAAAGCGCGAGAGCTATTCCTTCCATCGCGCCTTCTGATGTTTTTATGGTATTAGCCACGCTTTGCCAGTCTGTTGAAAACGCATGGAGGCGTTCAACGTGAGCCCTGAGTAAAGGTTGGTCGGGAAAGTTCTCGACATCAATcggatcttcatcttcatcttcctcatcgtcgtcctcaACCTCGTCTGCATTATCATCAGGTGGTACTACCGCTCgattcttccccttcttttTAACATTCTTTCTGTTGGGACGACGGGATTGGAcctcatcatcctcaacGTCTTCATCTACAGATCTTCTTGTGTTTGTAGGTGGAGATTCGTCAATATCTGAGGTAGGTTCTCGACGTGACGCTTTTCGACGCGAGGAAGAAGTGGTGGTCGGCATTAGAGCAGACGCGACGGTAACGTGAGTAACTCATGAAGCGTGATGGCTTCTGTGACAGAACACAAACGAACACAAACATTCTCTTGCAAATGACCTCCTTCATTCGAACATTCGCTCGAGTATGCCCAAGTTCTGGTCTCACGAAGAGGAGCTTGTTCGTTTTCTCCCGTTACGCTTTTAATACACCCTCCAAGGTTTCTCCAACTGGTCCCCTCGCTCATTCCCATATCCTCCGGCCTTTCCACACCTCTCCTGCTACCTCAGCGACTATGAATCAAGCTATGAAACGCAAAAAGAAACCCCTGCGTAGGACCGCCCTAACGGCCTCCCCTTTACTAGAGAGATGTCCACAGAAAAAAGGCGTTTGCACTCAGATAATGATTCGGACACCAAAGAAACCCAATTCAGCCAAGCGGAAAGTTGCGAGAGTCAAGTTAACGAATGGAGAGTCGGTCATGGCGTATATTCAGGGAGAGGGACATAATTTGCAAGAGCACAGTGTTGTGTTAGTTAGAGGAGGTCGTGTGAAGGATTTGCCTGGAGTGAAGTATGTTGTCGTTTTGTTTGTCATTCTAGGAAACTCCACGAACCTTTACTTTAAACTTAGATACCATCTTGTTCGTGGGGCCTTGGACTTTGGTGGTGTACCTGGGAGGATGACGGCTAGAAGTAGATACGGGTGCGTTCTCTTTCCATACCGCCCTGCCGCAGCTCAGTGATTCCTACTCACAGGGCGAAGAAACCGAAGAAGTAGAGGATCACCACATACATATGTGTACAATGTGTTTTTGATTGATGCAAAATATACGCCCCGCAGGAGTTTGATATCTATCTTTGACACCAATCTGTCAACGTGTCAACGCTCGGGAGCACGAGAAGACTATTGGCGCTTCCATAACACCACCCGCTGGCGTCGCATTAATTTATAAGGTTTATGAACTCCACGGCAATCTATTCATTCCGGAGCAGGCGCTTGACAATGGAAACATAAAACTAAGTAGAGTGCGAACAGTCgtttgtttgttttcccACTTCTCCACCTCATGTATCCCCGTAGTAAGCGCCGATACCCAGCACCGAAGGACGGGGCGAGATGGAATAATTACTCAAGGCCCCCTCCCTCTCATAGGCATAGCGGACCTAGTGCACCTTGGTGTGTCGCACATGATTCCGGAAAAGGTGATACGTACTGAAATTCTCTTCATAAGGCCTTGGATTAATATAGATGACGGTTTGTCCTTCTCGCTCCTGTTCATGGATGAGCTCAACAATCTCCACAGAAATCGACGCGAAACTGCTTGCTTCCGATCAACCTCCCATACCTGAAATGTGCGACCACAGTACATGCAACGGTTGTTGGGAAGGTTATCCGAAATCCCGATTCCCAAATTGGACAGACTCTCAAGTGCGAAGGAGTGGAATTAAGCGTGCCATACAAAATTATGATAAGAAAAACCCATGTCTTGTCTATTACATGGACATGATTAACACCGGGTTGTTCCAAAATGGGGGAACCCTGCTGGTGTACGACGACGAAACTTATGATCATTTTTGGAATAGACTAGTGTCAATACAAGTAAGTCGATTCCTGTGTGGGTCTAGGTTTCATCTACGTGGTTGATCTAACAGATTTGTTATGCAGCGTCCGGTCGAAACTCGTCTACGGGCGATATTTGTCAAAAACATGTCCGGTCCGATTTTACAAATGTTGGGAGCCAAGTATGTGCCCATGTCCACCTTCAATGTCTGAGCCTGACGCGCTGAATCTTCTTACCAGGTATAACATTGAACCGTTCTTCTTTTCATCCTCTTTGTCCTGGATCCCCTCGCGTTTCCAAGAGGAGGTCAGGCCTGGAAAAGGAGATCGTCAGCCTCAGTCCCCCACTCTGCCGTGTTCTCCCCGCTTAACCCAAATTTCTGAATTCAGATATTACGATCACCTTGACCTTTCTTCGAGCTGTGGAAGGCAACCTCTCTTCCACGGTTTCGCATATCTCGGAAGACACTGCTGTAGATGGTAGGCTCTATCTTTTCTCGGTGATTACATATAGCTTATTAGTACCCTTCCTTAAATGAGAAGACGAGGTTTTAGATACCCAGCGTCCGTTGTATTTAGGCTCAGGTGTGTATGACCCCGAACTTCAAATGAACCATCATGCTTATTTTCCACAGGCGACGGGTGCTACCTCGTACTTGACCTATTAGCAGTCCATCTGATTCGTGACGAACATAGTAGCACGGTCATTTCATATCATCACACCGATCCTGATACTACTGCGGCTGAGTATCTGCACGAACGAATACGCTATGCGGGTGATTTCTGATTTTGGTCACCGAGATCTTACTTTGACGCTAACCCCTGTGTAGGGAAAAGCGTATACTGGCAAAACATCTTCCGGAACTCTCCCGATCCAACTTTCATCGTTCTGCTGTTTCTCTGGCATGCCATGTATGCTTGGGACGAGGCGCTGGAGGTCTTATACAGACATATCATAGACATGGTAGAGTTAACTATGACCACTTTGGAGTCGACTATTGATGCACGGGACATCACAGGAAAAAACGGTCATGGACAGTGCTGATATGTACATGACGCGCGGTTTACATTTTATTCGTGCTCACCACCTCCACTATGCCTCCTTACTTCAAGATATGAAAAAATCCGTCCGCTTCGTACTCACCACTCCCAACCCTGCCATGGAAAACGTAGCGGAAGACGTAAAGCTGTTCAGCGAAAAACTTTTGGAGAAGGAATGCAACAATCTACTGATCGAAATTGAGAGATTGGAAATGCAGCTGAATATGCAAGACCAGCGACTTAAGAACGTTATGAATCTGGTAAGCGAGTCTCTTTGATGTCGTACTAGATACACCTAATGTAAGATGAACAGGTCTTCAGTACAGTCAATATCCAGGATAGTTCACGTATGCAAGAATTATCTGAGGCAGCTGTACGAGACAGCGCTGCCGTATGTTTTTGATCCTCTCTCTCTGCGTGATATGATCACCCACAGGCCGTACAGATGAAACAAATAGCTTACCTGACGATGATCTTTTTACCAGCTTCCTACACTGCAGTATGTCTGCTCACATTCTGACTCGAACCCCGGTGATGATCCCACTTTTCAGTCCGTTTTCGGCATGAACGTGAAAGAACTCACGGTTGGAGCTGCTTCAGGAGTCCTTGTGTACATCGCAGTCGCATTACCCCTGACATTCGTGACAGTATGGGTCATCATGACCTTCCAAAGTAAACATTTCTTCCCGAACAGATCCGGCACCACGTTCTGGATGCGACTGGCTTGGCCGTTATTATTCTTTCGCTCGATGTTTGGACTGGATCCCAAATCCAAGGACGAGCGTTTGACAATCCTGAATGGGCGCAGAGAAGCAGCCCATGCCTATAATCATGTCTGAAATATTCTATCACCCTAATGCTACCTATAGCCGTTGCACACGTATGCGAAATAGAAGCTGTAAACTACCAAAATGAGCACGACGTCCGAACCACCACAAGAATGGCTGTCTTCGTCTGGACTAGAAGGACTCTGGATTTCGAATACCTCCCAACGCCATTGGTGCACCGGTACCACTATGAATTACCGAACATGGCATAAGGGGGAAAATGAAAAAAAATTATACAGTGTAGTACTAGATAGAGTGTATAATTGTAGTATAGCAGGTATGTGAAGTCCCGTCCAAACGAATGTCCGTGAATAACATGTGCCAATATGAACAGTCATCGCGACAGAAATCTAGAGATTCATCAGTCCGCCGGTCtctctcatcttcgtctCCCTATCTCTCCGTGTTCTCGCAATTTTCTCAATCTCGCAATTTAACGCCCAGCACCACGCATCCCTCTCCAACTTGCTTCTCGTACGAAATACCgccattttcttcttccgagCATCCAAGGGTGGGGCAGGGGGGGAAGAAGCAAGAGAGGCATCGGATGCATCCTTTGTTGCCATCTCTTGGCTCTTTGTATGTGATTTATACCAAATCATAAAGAGCCTATCTTCTTCGGGATCATTGGCCTCCAAGCCATCCTGATAACGACGTGCTTCATTGTTGGCATTGGCATTGTATTGTCCGCTCGGTAGTGCTTGCGCCGCAAAGTATCCGGAGCAAACGTAGGCATCCATCAGATTTATCCTCTTTGCCTCTGAGCGACTCAAGGAATTATTAGGCTTGATATGGAACTGGACAATACTCTCCGAGACGATGAACATTTGCACCAACCTAGATAGGAGCACGGGGTCAACATTCGGATAGCCTGGTAACAGATAGTAGAACTGACTTGTATTGTCCACGCAATCCCTGACGCATGAACAGTTTGCCTCCCCTCACTATGGGTTTACATCCCTCCAAAACACACCAATTGTAGAGTAATCCGAGCGCAGGCATAGGAGAGGAGAGGTCGGGAGGTGGTTCAGGGTAAATCACCCGGTCTTTCTCCTGATATGTCTTCGGCGTTACACGAGGACGGAGAGCTTGAGCAAGATCCATTTCATCACGGGCGTCATTCCGATGTCTGAGCTTCCAAAAGTGAACGAGCTCTCTGAGGCGTTGAACCCATTCAATGGCATAACGGCAGGAATATGCCTGCCTAAGTTCAGTACCATACATTTAGGATCGAGGGAATGGAAATATGCCCACCTCAAATCTCACGACATGCCCGTTCTTGAAGAACAGTTCGAACGATCTTCTCATTCTCAACTTAGGTTTATCTTCGGCCGTCACCTTCTGTAACATACCGTCCCCaccctcatcttcatcatcctcagcGGATACCTCCCCTTCAGACCACGTATGAACCCAATTCTCATCCTCCGGCTCCTCCTTCAGATTATGCTGATGTTGTATAACGGGATGACTCGCGCGTCTCACCACCAATACTTTCCTCAGATCCGCAACCCCGCTCGCGTTCAAGATCTGTCGTGCACCTCTTCGAACCTCTGATTGACGCAATGACTCCGAATAATGTTCGGTGGTACTTCGAGTCAAAGGAAAAGGGCCAATAGGAGTAGGTGGGTTTGCACGCGCCGGAATCAAGGTGAAAAGATTCCCGTCATGAACGCTAAGATAAATCGACTGTCTCGCCTGTCCAAAGGGTTTGATGCGGTCTACGTATCCTTCCACCGCTGGAGGTTCCTCAAGACGAGTCCCGttcttcagaaacaaaaaccTAGGGGAGTGTTCTCCAAGCCGAATTTCCAAATGCGCGGGAACGGTGGACTAAAATGATCGTGTAAGTACCGTAATAACGGACGACGCGTTATAAGAAGCATACTTCTTTTAACACCAGTCCACAAAGCACGGCCCAATTCCTTCGTTTGCCATCCACATCGTCATCTAGCCAAATCCAATCAAGATGAGTTTCTCTTCTCCAGGCCAGTTCCAAAACCCGCCCTTGCGCGACTTGTTTTTCAATTATATGTTTCCAGTCCTGTACAGAACGAAGATTCTCATAGCACAATGCAATAACGTTGTCCCTCGTGAACACCTTATAGACTTCCGCCGTATCAACTGCCGGCATATCGATGTTCACTTTACTATCGACACGGGGATTCCGAACACTAATGGTGGGAGGAAGTTGACCACCGAGATGACGCCTTGTGAATATTATTCAGAGCGACTCGTACGGTATGTGGCCTTCGCACTTACCATAACTGCCACGTCCAGTCGTACGCCCTAGAACGGCATTTGATCTTGAAGATATATACGAACGTGCCCTCTTTAGAGATGTGAATTTGCCATTTCCGCGTTGTGGGGTTATAACGTCTGGACGTAGGTGGACAAGTTATACAGAATGTGAGGTCCACAAACGAATATATCGAGAGCTTGGTTCTGCCGGACTTGAGAGGGATGATATAGGAAAGGTTCTTGTGTCCTCTAACCCATTCTTCACCAGGCATGGTCTGGAAGTGAGAAACATGTAACTGTATTCGCGACGCGATACAGAAAGGAACATACGTAGTTTTCGTAGAATTCGATGCGGTCCATCCGCCAAACAATCATGAACTCTTGCCAATCCTCGTAGTAAAGTTTTCTTGTCTGCCGATGTTTATGCTCGTCGAAAAACCGTGGAAGAGCAGATAGCTGAGAGGAGAAGATTCGAACGAGCATGCGATCTTAATGAGATTGGTTGGTCCTCAGTTTACTGATGGTAAAAGCGAAACCCTTACCTCGCATAACAACGTCGCCCCACTGGAGGTCGGTAACATCCACAGACGCGCTCATTGCTCCTGCGCTTGTATCTTGCACTTCTTCCCCTGATCTCTGCAGGACCTCGCTCGGAGGTGCAGGTTCACGAGGCCCGTTCGACGTAAGGGTTACTGGCGATAAGTCGTAATGaaccttctttcctttgcccTTGTCCTTTGGAGGGTCACCTCGGACAAGTGAGGGAAGCTTGATAATAGGCCTTCTGGGAGTTTCTTGCCTGTCGCTACGTGATGAGTTCAATGCTGGCAGAGAAGGTGGAGAAAGTAATGGGGTTTGAGAGGAAGTACGGGGATCTCCAGAAAAGGTGGGAGAGTGGGTGTGTTGTGTTTCGACTTCAACGTCAATCTTCGCTTGTGAGGAACTGGGCTGAGGCTCTGATGGAGCAGTTACAAATGTCTGCTGTCCTGAAGATAGAACCCTTGAAGCCTCTGGCCTTTCTGAGGGATTAGATGGCGAAGAGATCTGACTTATGGCCGCATCCAGAGGCAGATACGGTACTGTTGTTTCGTTGCAACTAGATTGGAAGGAAGTGGTGCTGGAGACCAGAGAACGTACTGCGGCGGCTTCACTGATGACATTGATTCCAGCTATTTCACCGATTTCAAAACTAGATCCCATCCAACGATTGGGTATCCGTTTTTGCTTCTCCTCGCGACGATTCTTCATGAGGATCACCCAAGTACTCTCTCGCCATCGACGTGCCATTTCTCGACGAACGCATCGCTCTTTATCCTCACCCCAGTCCTCCTCCCTACCTCCTTGATGCAAGAAAAAGGCAAATGCATTCTCCTTGATGATTTGAGCAAGTTGTACGTCGTCTTGTTCTGAATCGTCAAGTCCTCGAAGAAGATTAGCGTgttttttccccttcttgTTGCTCGACAGTATTTCTGGGTCTGGTAAGACCTTCTCAGGCATTGGCCCTATGAAGAATCTCGGGTTGAGGTGTTCGTCATGGTGGCGAGATTCCATCCTGTAGGCAGAAACTGATGGTCCTGAAGAGCTTGGATGAATAGGTTGTGGCGGGGGTCTGGAGGGTATCTCTAGGGAAGCCATTGAATGACAACGCTGCGGAGAGTAGAAGCACTGAGGGAAACTGAGGAAACGTTAGGATGGTCTGTGCATAACTGACTTTCGTCATTGAGCGCCAATACATACTACATAGTACTGTACCCGTCTCGATCATCAGTTAAACGCCCAAACACTTCGGCAATTGAAGCAGCTATACATAAAGTGTATCTGGCGTATATGAATGAGGTCTACGAGGGTTTTCTGCTCTATTCACACTAGTCTGCGCTGGGGAACTTGGCCCTCGTGTCTGTTCGTAATAACCCAGCCTCCTGACGGCTACCATTCCAACAAAACACTAGGCCCACCATTCAGGCATATTAAACGTGGTGGTGACCCAAAGCTTCAACTTGACATCATATGAACATCCAAAGACAGAACTGGCTACTTCACTTGAAGAGTTGGTATAAATTTCAACATAACGTTTTGATATGCAGGTTGCCTGGGTCATAAAAACGAAACATCTCCGAAGACCAGTGAACACGCTCACTTTTTTGACATGAACCGACAGGAAATAATATGTCCTGATCGTCCATGTCGAAATTTCTCCAAGGATACATGTgtacttacagctggaaacagcAGTGAGAGGTGTCAGGCATAGGTCACGCTATTGTCACGCTATATCCCGAGATGCTGATTGGTCCGGAGCAGTTTTCGGAGATACTTCTCTTTTGGGAAGGTGTAGGTGTCAGGGGGATTCCCGCGATCCCCTCCTTTCGGCCATATATCAAGAAATCACCTTGAATCCCTTCAACAGGATTCTTGTCAAATCCTTGTAGGAATGCTCAGTACGACCTTGAGCGGTTCTAGTTGACTCTTTGGACCAGGCAAGATTGAGTCTCACATACGATACAGGTACCTATACTTCTCGAATGATTTTATTCCGATCCCCACCCGATGCCTCAGACCAAATGGCGATCACCAACAATTTGAATCAGCTGGCGCTGAAGGATGCAGTTAAAGTACAGACCCATTCTTGCCAGCCGCCACCATGCCCAATTCAACGGAGGTTGATATACGAGAACGCATATACTGGGCAACTTCTGTTTTAGCGTTTATCGACAACCGAGGTCCACAAACGTCACCAATGCATGCCTTCACTTCTTCTATTGGATCTCATACAGACACATCCGACTCTCGAGTAGAGGCCTTGAACAACTTCTGCATTCTTCTCTCTCGAGGAACCGAGAAAGAATCCCACCATTCCGTCCTGGTGGGTCCAAGGCTCGCCCAGTCTTTTTCAATAGTAGTTGTGGTAAGCCGGTACGAGCTGCAATCGCTGTTGGTTCGATTGCTAGGATCCTCACTCGTTGGTTACCCAGGACTCATGACCCTACCGCTCAAACCAGGCCAGCGGCTCAAAATTACGAGCAGCATATTCGAGTTGACAAGCGAATCATTTCACCTGCTGAATGCGCCACTATTGATGATATACTGTAAGCACACGTTTACCACTTCCAGCTACCCGCATAACCTACGGTTTTTTTCAGGAAGATAGATCCCACTATTGTGGATTTTCACCACTACGTCCAAATGGCGATCAGAGCTCTCAAATGGGGTGCTGAGAACCAATCTCTGCAAGATCAAGtctccctc
This genomic window from Marasmius oreades isolate 03SP1 chromosome 8, whole genome shotgun sequence contains:
- a CDS encoding uncharacterized protein (BUSCO:EOG092653KS), with product MTSFIRTFARVCPSSGLTKRSLFVFSRYAFNTPSKVSPTGPLAHSHILRPFHTSPATSATMNQAMKRKKKPLRRTALTASPLLERCPQKKGVCTQIMIRTPKKPNSAKRKVARVKLTNGESVMAYIQGEGHNLQEHSVVLVRGGRVKDLPGVKYHLVRGALDFGGVPGRMTARSRYGAKKPKK